A stretch of Myxococcus virescens DNA encodes these proteins:
- a CDS encoding serine/threonine-protein kinase, protein MTKRSEDEVSTEEFPSRLSTPPSPSAPRFLFDVEGVRYEAVREVEVRSNGEKLLKVERRVADGVLAGLSLVRRIASPSTYMMRKRMIEEVQLAFRLNHPNIAQVFHMQVDEEEDAPYAIMEYVGGPSLETLVCAALVRGQPLSEGFGLYVGAEVADALHYAHTLTSEKGVPLGIVHRDVSPRHIALGLHGEVKVLDFGSAFSLLVGREESPENLLRGDVAYASPEYLRKEGLTPRSDVFSLGVLLVEVLTSKHLFEVRDVPVVAKESRFVAESQPSLPLQQMQALMEAFNPDVVEKAVGHLSQDIKAVLHTALRRNPEERFATAADMRDALRGVAHAELREPYGRAEAAKEAARVVSEGGVLRDLVEFGEAGIYPDGLEKHELGLPKKE, encoded by the coding sequence ATGACGAAGCGTTCGGAAGATGAAGTGTCGACGGAGGAGTTTCCGTCCAGACTCTCCACCCCGCCTAGCCCCAGCGCGCCGCGCTTCCTCTTCGACGTGGAGGGCGTGCGTTACGAGGCGGTGCGGGAGGTCGAGGTGCGGTCGAATGGCGAGAAGCTCCTGAAGGTGGAGCGGCGAGTGGCGGATGGAGTCTTGGCTGGCCTCTCCCTGGTTCGCCGAATTGCCAGCCCATCCACGTACATGATGCGCAAGCGGATGATTGAAGAGGTGCAGCTGGCCTTTCGCCTCAATCACCCCAACATCGCTCAAGTCTTCCATATGCAGGTGGATGAGGAGGAGGACGCCCCCTACGCCATCATGGAGTACGTGGGTGGGCCCTCGCTGGAGACGCTGGTGTGTGCGGCGTTGGTTCGAGGGCAGCCCCTCTCGGAGGGCTTTGGCTTGTATGTGGGGGCGGAGGTGGCGGACGCGCTGCACTACGCGCACACGCTGACGTCAGAGAAGGGTGTGCCCCTGGGCATCGTCCACCGTGACGTGAGTCCCCGGCACATCGCCTTGGGCCTCCATGGAGAGGTGAAGGTGCTGGACTTCGGCTCGGCATTCTCGCTGCTGGTGGGGCGGGAGGAGTCGCCCGAGAATCTGCTGCGAGGGGACGTGGCCTACGCCTCTCCGGAGTACCTGCGCAAGGAAGGGCTGACGCCGCGCTCCGACGTCTTCAGTCTGGGGGTGTTGCTCGTGGAAGTCTTGACGAGCAAACACCTCTTCGAGGTGCGCGACGTCCCAGTGGTGGCGAAAGAGAGCCGGTTTGTCGCGGAGTCGCAGCCCTCGTTGCCGCTGCAGCAGATGCAGGCCCTCATGGAGGCGTTCAACCCGGACGTCGTCGAGAAGGCGGTGGGCCACCTCAGCCAGGACATCAAGGCGGTGTTGCACACCGCGCTGCGCCGCAACCCCGAGGAGCGCTTCGCGACGGCGGCGGACATGAGGGATGCGCTGCGTGGTGTCGCCCACGCCGAGCTCCGCGAGCCCTATGGGCGAGCGGAAGCCGCCAAGGAGGCCGCCCGTGTCGTGTCCGAGGGCGGGGTGCTGAGGGACTTGGTGGAGTTCGGCGAGGCGGGCATCTACCCGGATGGGCTGGAGAAGCACGAGTTGGGTCTCCCGAAGAAGGAGTAG
- a CDS encoding helix-turn-helix domain-containing protein yields the protein MNEQLAAHLGAIARLAREQMSLTQVQVAERVGMASAVYSRIERGHMIPSVETLKKLCIELMVSPEDMMGLTEASDRGARTRPEDDVTLRRLLFLARKLDAAKLDALVRITTELAR from the coding sequence ATGAACGAACAGCTTGCAGCGCACCTGGGTGCCATTGCCCGTCTCGCTCGGGAGCAGATGAGTCTGACGCAGGTCCAAGTCGCGGAGCGCGTGGGGATGGCCTCAGCCGTCTACAGCCGCATCGAACGCGGGCACATGATTCCCAGCGTTGAGACGCTGAAGAAGTTGTGCATCGAGTTGATGGTCTCCCCGGAGGACATGATGGGCCTCACCGAAGCCTCCGACAGAGGGGCACGGACTCGGCCGGAGGATGACGTCACCTTGCGCCGCCTTCTCTTCCTCGCGCGGAAGCTCGATGCGGCGAAGCTGGACGCCCTCGTCCGCATCACCACCGAGTTGGCCCGCTGA
- a CDS encoding helix-turn-helix domain-containing protein, giving the protein MPCIVGGTLRAARLRAGLKQTEVAQLIDISPIVYSRIERGRMLPSVQTLYRLCSALRTTPNELLDYPASLPPDVVTAAKEALLRRVRQLDAHQALALIQLLPNVR; this is encoded by the coding sequence TTGCCCTGCATCGTCGGCGGCACCCTGCGCGCAGCCCGCCTTCGCGCAGGCCTGAAGCAGACAGAGGTTGCCCAACTCATCGACATCTCCCCTATCGTCTACAGCCGAATCGAGCGCGGCCGAATGCTTCCCAGCGTCCAGACGCTGTACCGTCTGTGCTCTGCGCTCCGCACCACTCCCAACGAGTTACTGGACTACCCCGCCTCACTGCCACCGGACGTCGTCACCGCCGCCAAGGAGGCCCTGCTCCGCCGTGTGCGCCAGTTGGACGCGCACCAGGCGCTCGCCCTCATCCAACTCCTGCCGAACGTGCGTTGA
- a CDS encoding serine/threonine-protein kinase — protein sequence MRDNGPPAVLSPGDVVKGYTVVRHLDQGGFGTVYLATQDEQPCALKLVERQRVEGRVEKEVSILLRLKHPNVVGIRGFTYWQAEERDFALIAMEYVEGRKLSAWVREENPSARRIAKVTLDVARALAASHEAGVVHRDVKDANVMVRDADGLAVLVDYGIGDYAGAPSGVTQSILPPGTMEYRPPEAWLFIRKYFGQKGFRYVSVPSDDVWALGIVLYRLLTARLPFDTGAEEAYIQGVIDKSPVPPHYVNRFVPERLGMLCMRLLEKDPAARPDASTVCAALEELLSGAEGEAWDTPLFDAYGPNSATTENEGKVNKLERWAKRPLRQMRRGKALGPELPEVPGEGMPAALPPEAPLAPAAMRPVESQLPGLVLEAGVGADAAQQAAPVAPVVEVERRSLFSRLRMGRVLGAGLLAMALASGAYFSQRTASPQPQAVTGQEVAAYAKKPQAAPAAAPTGPEATPAAVAPLAMLPEVTATVTTPKNDTPSSPPAPAKKAARSVRSALATTAPCGALACTGPQVRPAPEPEPCPEGATKGMKKLGMEIGDVQVSSFIRGPAKFVTVKEGTAQIILGSDKATLSGRLTIADRVYVRLTRARFRGESFPVCLEVLDSSRNRGLEIEGGGGESGKARVFSAVGVKAVSEFE from the coding sequence ATGAGGGACAACGGCCCCCCGGCCGTGCTGTCTCCCGGGGACGTGGTGAAGGGCTACACGGTGGTGCGGCACCTGGACCAGGGCGGCTTCGGCACCGTGTACCTCGCGACTCAGGACGAGCAGCCCTGCGCGCTGAAGCTCGTGGAGCGGCAGCGCGTGGAGGGGCGAGTGGAGAAGGAAGTCTCCATCCTCCTGCGCTTGAAGCACCCCAACGTGGTGGGGATTCGCGGCTTCACCTACTGGCAGGCCGAGGAGCGCGACTTTGCCCTCATCGCCATGGAGTACGTGGAGGGGCGGAAGCTCAGCGCGTGGGTGCGGGAGGAGAACCCCTCGGCCCGGCGGATTGCGAAGGTGACGCTCGACGTGGCGCGGGCGCTGGCGGCCTCGCATGAGGCGGGAGTGGTGCACCGGGACGTGAAGGACGCCAACGTCATGGTGCGCGACGCGGACGGCCTGGCGGTGCTGGTGGATTACGGCATTGGGGACTACGCGGGCGCCCCCTCCGGTGTCACCCAGTCCATTTTGCCGCCCGGGACGATGGAGTACCGGCCCCCCGAGGCGTGGCTCTTCATACGGAAGTACTTCGGCCAGAAGGGCTTCCGCTATGTGTCAGTCCCGTCGGACGACGTGTGGGCCTTAGGCATCGTCCTCTATCGCCTCCTCACGGCGAGGCTGCCTTTCGACACGGGGGCGGAGGAGGCGTACATCCAGGGTGTCATTGACAAGTCACCTGTGCCCCCTCACTACGTCAACCGCTTCGTCCCGGAGCGGCTGGGCATGTTGTGCATGCGGCTGCTGGAGAAGGACCCTGCTGCGCGTCCCGACGCGAGCACTGTCTGTGCGGCCCTGGAGGAGCTCCTGTCCGGGGCGGAAGGGGAGGCGTGGGACACGCCCCTGTTTGACGCCTATGGCCCGAACTCGGCCACCACCGAGAACGAGGGCAAGGTGAACAAGCTGGAGCGGTGGGCGAAACGGCCCCTGCGCCAGATGCGTCGTGGCAAGGCGCTGGGGCCGGAGCTGCCGGAAGTCCCAGGCGAAGGCATGCCCGCGGCGTTGCCGCCCGAGGCCCCGCTGGCGCCTGCTGCCATGCGGCCTGTGGAGTCGCAGCTGCCGGGATTGGTGCTTGAGGCGGGGGTGGGGGCGGACGCCGCGCAGCAAGCGGCGCCTGTGGCTCCCGTCGTTGAGGTGGAGCGGCGTTCGCTCTTCTCGCGACTCAGGATGGGACGCGTGTTGGGCGCGGGGCTGCTGGCCATGGCCCTCGCGTCTGGGGCGTACTTCTCACAGCGGACGGCCTCACCGCAGCCGCAGGCCGTCACCGGCCAAGAAGTAGCGGCATATGCCAAGAAACCTCAAGCTGCCCCGGCCGCAGCTCCCACCGGGCCGGAGGCAACACCTGCGGCCGTCGCGCCTCTCGCGATGCTCCCCGAGGTGACTGCCACCGTGACGACACCCAAGAATGACACCCCTTCCTCCCCGCCAGCACCTGCCAAGAAGGCCGCAAGGAGCGTCCGCAGTGCCCTGGCGACGACGGCGCCCTGCGGAGCGCTGGCCTGCACAGGGCCGCAGGTGCGCCCCGCCCCGGAGCCCGAGCCGTGCCCCGAAGGCGCCACCAAGGGCATGAAGAAGCTCGGCATGGAGATTGGGGACGTGCAGGTCTCGAGCTTCATCCGAGGGCCAGCGAAATTCGTAACGGTGAAAGAAGGCACTGCACAGATCATCCTGGGCTCGGACAAGGCCACTCTGTCTGGGCGACTTACTATCGCCGACCGCGTCTATGTCCGACTGACGCGAGCGCGATTTCGCGGAGAGAGCTTCCCCGTGTGCCTGGAGGTGCTGGACAGCTCTCGCAACCGTGGACTGGAGATCGAAGGCGGCGGAGGGGAATCTGGTAAGGCGCGCGTGTTCTCTGCCGTTGGTGTCAAGGCAGTGAGCGAATTTGAGTGA
- a CDS encoding DUF2381 family protein, giving the protein MHHSVSAVLLSLLLSGAGAALAQSPSSTVGLSVRRIELVSDDAQPAVEVAVSPGLSTVFLFDSEASREGLMLEGRERFAMVDAGLNTLRLIPSEKISAGERLKLTVRFRDGAAPASATIVLVAHPARSEALIEVYRRKRGIETYQEEVRQARLEAEQYKEENARLRAERSAPDGVTGLIATSVLDGRGIDFRDVTQGVSQAPGGAAAKQWVYAYRAARRVAVEVFLVSGGDAQPWTAVGAMLRGKANEELKVIQVWQSGPVAPGSDGQRVVVEAEVASESPRGSFTLKLWDADMRRTVTLGNVTFP; this is encoded by the coding sequence GTGCATCATTCCGTGTCGGCCGTGCTGCTTTCCCTCCTTCTCTCAGGAGCGGGGGCAGCTCTGGCGCAGTCGCCCTCATCCACCGTGGGGCTGAGCGTTCGCCGAATCGAGCTGGTCTCGGATGATGCCCAGCCAGCAGTTGAAGTGGCGGTGAGCCCGGGCCTCTCGACGGTGTTCCTCTTTGATTCGGAGGCGAGCCGAGAGGGGCTGATGCTTGAGGGACGCGAGCGTTTCGCGATGGTGGACGCTGGGCTCAATACCTTGCGCCTGATTCCGTCAGAGAAGATCTCGGCAGGAGAGCGGCTCAAGTTGACGGTGCGCTTTCGGGATGGGGCGGCCCCGGCGAGTGCGACGATTGTCCTGGTCGCACACCCAGCGAGGTCAGAAGCGCTCATTGAGGTCTATCGGCGCAAAAGGGGCATCGAGACATACCAGGAGGAAGTCCGGCAGGCTCGCCTCGAGGCCGAGCAGTACAAAGAAGAGAATGCACGCCTGCGCGCAGAGCGGAGTGCGCCCGATGGCGTGACGGGACTCATCGCGACATCAGTCCTGGACGGCCGCGGCATTGATTTCCGCGACGTGACCCAGGGTGTGTCCCAGGCCCCGGGAGGGGCCGCAGCCAAGCAGTGGGTCTATGCATATCGTGCAGCCCGCAGGGTGGCTGTCGAGGTCTTCCTCGTGTCAGGGGGGGACGCCCAACCGTGGACAGCGGTGGGGGCGATGCTCCGGGGCAAGGCCAACGAGGAGCTGAAGGTGATTCAAGTCTGGCAGTCCGGCCCTGTTGCCCCGGGCTCGGATGGCCAGCGCGTGGTGGTAGAGGCTGAGGTTGCATCGGAGTCTCCGCGGGGGAGCTTCACGCTCAAGCTCTGGGATGCAGATATGCGCCGCACCGTCACCCTGGGCAACGTCACCTTCCCTTAA
- a CDS encoding SitA3 family lipoprotein polymorphic toxin, which produces MAAESLGRWVALLGTMLLASGCATLTPLSGHGVALGQGARVSRAGTLSSSAGNTYLVASSAAASTDEDEEARLRRRRPGRASRGTAVIAASPADMAVLAVETGMLEVDAFEKLLVLAGLGDTDVLPPRVNPFTPEEAARLLALLVETPVTLGNFPPRMAVGHLLREVLEGGEVSRAELLRRVERFQGVAVLRPDGYLAWVRNGRTQQRVAEVEWKDGAFRAHGFELGRFYGSQGGIFRLLDAQFRELNEGAYAEVYDDADVVSRSLDGAEDAFVELYHALGHFFTYPTDSILALRHLPAGVAALIASSPEYWERFRYMTAGEQMKAVAKLSTTLLIAGGSANGVTRTLTSVMGGAEAMVPVLSLSAQGALAIQRVAVPVGKMATVVGAGVGTIVVLSQAAGSGGGPKLKGSLTGRKTTPGPHDKDPANIKSIQRENESAEILAENGYHVEQNPAPKPNGKEPDYRINGEYADCYAPNGRRVRNMWDYVRESKVESGQADRIVMNLEDTPVPVAEVREQFLKYPIQGLKEVLGIKDGKVSLIYP; this is translated from the coding sequence ATGGCCGCTGAGTCTCTGGGCAGGTGGGTGGCCCTGTTGGGCACCATGCTGCTGGCGTCTGGGTGTGCCACGCTGACGCCTCTGTCCGGCCATGGAGTGGCGCTGGGCCAGGGGGCGCGCGTGTCGCGCGCCGGCACGTTGAGCAGCAGCGCGGGCAATACGTACTTGGTGGCCTCGTCCGCCGCCGCTTCGACGGACGAGGACGAGGAAGCGCGGCTTCGTCGTCGCCGCCCAGGGCGCGCCTCCAGGGGCACGGCCGTCATTGCCGCTTCTCCAGCCGATATGGCCGTGCTCGCGGTGGAGACGGGCATGCTGGAGGTGGACGCCTTCGAAAAGCTGTTGGTGCTGGCGGGCCTCGGCGACACCGACGTACTCCCTCCGCGCGTCAACCCCTTCACCCCAGAAGAAGCGGCTCGCCTGCTGGCATTGCTGGTGGAGACTCCGGTGACGCTAGGGAACTTCCCGCCTCGAATGGCCGTGGGCCACCTGCTACGCGAGGTGCTGGAGGGCGGAGAGGTGTCCCGGGCCGAGTTGCTGCGCCGGGTAGAGCGCTTCCAGGGCGTAGCAGTACTTCGACCGGACGGCTACCTGGCTTGGGTGCGCAATGGGCGCACCCAGCAGAGGGTGGCCGAGGTGGAGTGGAAGGACGGGGCCTTCCGCGCGCACGGCTTCGAGTTGGGCCGTTTCTACGGCAGCCAAGGCGGCATCTTTCGCCTCCTCGACGCCCAATTCCGGGAGCTGAACGAAGGGGCATATGCAGAGGTGTACGACGATGCGGACGTCGTCAGCCGCTCCTTGGATGGTGCGGAGGACGCCTTTGTCGAGCTGTACCACGCCCTGGGCCACTTCTTCACGTATCCGACGGACAGCATCCTCGCGTTGCGACATCTGCCCGCGGGCGTGGCCGCCCTCATTGCGTCTTCCCCCGAGTACTGGGAGCGCTTCCGGTACATGACGGCCGGCGAGCAGATGAAGGCAGTGGCCAAGCTGAGCACCACCCTGTTGATTGCCGGGGGCTCCGCCAACGGCGTCACGCGCACTCTGACAAGCGTCATGGGCGGCGCCGAAGCCATGGTGCCCGTGCTCTCGCTCTCCGCCCAGGGCGCCCTGGCGATTCAGCGTGTCGCGGTGCCGGTTGGGAAGATGGCCACAGTAGTGGGGGCAGGAGTTGGAACCATCGTTGTCCTCAGTCAGGCGGCAGGAAGTGGCGGTGGACCAAAGCTCAAGGGGAGCCTTACAGGGCGAAAAACCACCCCAGGGCCGCATGACAAGGATCCAGCCAACATTAAATCCATTCAGCGAGAGAATGAGTCGGCCGAGATTCTCGCAGAAAATGGATATCACGTTGAGCAGAACCCGGCTCCAAAGCCCAATGGCAAGGAGCCTGACTATAGAATCAATGGAGAGTATGCGGACTGCTATGCTCCAAATGGGAGGAGAGTGAGAAACATGTGGGACTACGTCAGGGAGTCCAAAGTGGAGTCAGGGCAGGCGGATCGAATTGTCATGAACTTGGAAGACACTCCTGTGCCAGTCGCCGAGGTTCGGGAGCAGTTTCTTAAATATCCAATTCAGGGGCTGAAGGAAGTGTTGGGCATCAAAGACGGGAAGGTCTCTTTGATTTACCCTTGA
- a CDS encoding SitI3 family protein, with amino-acid sequence MGLENGLKFETDMAPMQALRLLADQFCLSWGDESHLIGPALWIWAIGLDEESRSLFEEDFHFKPSMLVGFRLNPNSPEYAAGCRTMLRASLLLLEHGRDGVLLFNGEHIVLQRIGGVLTLNADRGNWTDGLHLANEITVPYKIQPLNSPLL; translated from the coding sequence ATGGGTCTTGAGAATGGGCTTAAGTTTGAAACCGACATGGCGCCAATGCAGGCTCTTCGCCTCCTTGCCGACCAATTTTGTCTTTCATGGGGCGATGAATCTCATTTGATTGGACCCGCCCTATGGATTTGGGCCATTGGTCTCGATGAGGAGAGTCGGTCCCTGTTTGAGGAGGATTTCCACTTCAAGCCCAGCATGCTGGTCGGCTTCAGGCTCAATCCCAACAGCCCTGAGTATGCCGCCGGATGCCGAACTATGTTGCGCGCATCATTGCTCCTGCTTGAGCACGGCCGTGATGGTGTCCTCCTTTTCAATGGAGAGCACATCGTTTTGCAGCGCATCGGGGGCGTTCTAACGCTCAACGCCGACCGTGGAAACTGGACAGACGGCCTCCATTTGGCGAATGAGATCACTGTTCCCTACAAAATCCAGCCCCTAAATTCGCCATTGCTCTGA